The Stomoxys calcitrans chromosome 3, idStoCalc2.1, whole genome shotgun sequence genome includes a region encoding these proteins:
- the LOC106093897 gene encoding ras-related protein Rab6, translating into MGSGEFSSPMRKFKLVFLGEQSVGKTSLITRFMYDSFDNTYQATIGIDFLSKTLHRDDRTIRLQLWDTAGQERFRALIPSYIRDSTVAIVVYDITNTNSFQLVSKWVDDVRAERGSDVIIMLVGNKTDLIDKRQVSTEEGENKAKELNVMFIETSAKASYNVKQLFDRVADALPGMEDLPTNTEYKANGIAEEIQLKAVDATEEDQRSNCCKC; encoded by the coding sequence ATGGGGTCCGGTGAATTTAGTAGTCCTATGCGGAAATTCAAACTGGTATTTTTAGGAGAGCAGAGTGTAGGAAAAACTTCTTTAATCACGCGTTTTATGTACGACAGTTTTGACAATACCTATCAGGCCACTATTGGCATtgattttctctcaaaaactttgCATCGTGATGATCGTACCATTCGATTGCAACTATGGGATACCGCCGGCCAAGAGCGATTTCGTGCTTTGATTCCATCTTATATACGTGACTCAACAGTGGCCATTGTAGTCTATGATATTACGAATACAAATTCATTCCAACTTGTATCGAAATGGGTGGATGATGTCCGGGCCGAAAGAGGTAGTGATGTCATTATTATGCTGGTGGGGAATAAAACAGATCTAATTGACAAAAGGCAAGTTTCAACGGAAGAAGGAGAAAACAAGGCGAAAGAGTTAAACGTTATGTTTATAGAAACCAGTGCAAAAGCCAGCTATAATGTAAAGCAGTTATTTGATCGAGTGGCTGACGCATTACCAGGAATGGAGGACTTGCCCACAAATACAGAATATAAAGCCAACGGAATAGCAGAAGAAATCCAATTGAAAGCAGTTGATGCAACTGAGGAAGATCAACGTTCAAATTGTTGTAAATGCTGA
- the LOC106093893 gene encoding ras-related protein Rab6 produces MSSGDFGNPLRKFKLVFLGEQSVGKTSLITRFMYDSFDNTYQATIGIDFLSKTMYLEDRTVRLQLWDTAGQERFRSLIPSYIRDSTVAVVVYDITNTNSFHQTSKWIDDVRTERGSDVIIMLVGNKTDLSDKRQVSTEEGERKAKELNVMFIETSAKAGYNVKQLFRRVAAALPGMDSATENKPNEDMQEITLDTQKETKDPEGGCAC; encoded by the coding sequence atgtCATCTGGAGATTTTGGCAACCCCTTGCGTAAATTTAAGCTCGTCTTCTTGGGCGAACAAAGTGTGGGAAAAACTTCTTTAATCACTCGATTCATGTACGACAGTTTTGACAACACATATCAGGCCACGATTGGTATTGATTTCCTCTCAAAGACAATGTACTTGGAAGACCGTACAGTGCGTCTGCAATTGTGGGATACTGCTGGACAAGAACGCTTTCGATCCTTGATTCCATCCTATATACGCGACTCAACAGTGGCAGTTGTAGTCTATGATATTACCAATACAAATTCATTCCACCAAACTTCCAAGTGGATCGATGACGTGCGTACTGAAAGAGGTAGTGATGTCATTATCATGCTGGTCGGCAATAAAACTGATCTGTCGGACAAACGACAAGTGTCTACGGAAGAAGGTGAACGCAAAGCGAAAGAGCTAAACGTTATGTTCATAGAGACAAGTGCCAAAGCCGGTTACAATGTTAAACAATTGTTTAGACGCGTGGCTGCAGCATTGCCGGGCATGGACTCTGCGACAGAAAATAAGCCCAACGAAGATATGCAAGAAATTACACTGGACACACAGAAAGAGACAAAGGACCCCGAAGGAGGCTGTGCCTGCTGA
- the LOC106093898 gene encoding NADH dehydrogenase [ubiquinone] iron-sulfur protein 6, mitochondrial has product MACRKIICDLPHLSRNGQKILAPLAVSPVRSYSARKDVESVTHTGQVFDEKDYRNVRFNNAKRYVNENWGIKLVDEIPPKECTERVVYCDGGDGPLGHPKVYINLDKPGAHICGYCGLRFVKKEGHHH; this is encoded by the exons ATGGCCTGTCGCAAAATTATATGTGATTTACCACATCTGAGCCGTAATGGTCAGAAGATCCTTGCACCTCTGGCCGTCAGTCCAGTGAGATCTTACTCAGCacggaaagatgtcgaaagtgTCACACACACTGGACAA GTATTTGACGAAAAGGATTATCGCAATGTGCGCTTTAACAATGCAAAACGTTATGTGAATGAGAACTGGGGTATTAAGTTGGTCGATGAAATTCCACCCAAAGAATGTACGGAACGCGTTGTTTATTGTGACGGAGGTGATGGTCCGTTAGGACATCCAAAGGTTTACATTAATTTG GACAAACCTGGTGCTCACATCTGTGGCTATTGTGGCTTGAGATTTGTTAAGAAAGAAGGCCATCACCACTAA
- the LOC106093896 gene encoding sorting nexin-2 isoform X1 has protein sequence MSMENVEDMQRDFADVDINNGSNDDDDEQDEQVPSPVSNNNNNGMNQPTIHRRVSSSNMQDVLSDNGDYFVEITISEPQKIGDGMGSYLTYKVSTKTNIPKFQRTEFSTLRRFSDFLGIHSLLASKYIKLGKIVPPAPSKNIFGTTKVKISPQQSEPGNGSNVEWVEQRRAALERYMNRTAQHPVLRVDLDFINFLESDQELPRAVNTAALSGAAVVRLFNKVGETVNKITYKMDENDPWFDDKITEVENLDTNLQKLHSALKSLVTTRKELANLTGLVAKSAAMLSTCEEHTGLSRALSSLADVEEKIEILRSEQSNSDYYIMSEFVKDYLGLFVAIKSVFHERVKVFQNWQHAQMQLSKRRENRGRYELNNRTDKLEQAHQEVEEWQVKVQRCQQQFEEISSEIKKEMERFELHRIKEFKANLVKYLEDQMAHQQQIITYWEAFVPCAREIV, from the exons ATGTCCATGGAAAATGTCGAAGATATGCAACGCGATTTTGCTGATGTGGATATAAATAATGGGtcaaatgatgatgatgatgaacaaGATGAGCAGGTTCCTTCTCCTGtctcaaataataataataatggcaTGAACCAACCTACGATACAT CGCCGCGTTTCATCTAGTAACATGCAAGATGTTCTTTCCGACAATGGGGACTATTTTGTAGAAATAACCATATCAGAACCACAAAAAATTGGCGATGGGATGGGATCATATTTAACTTACAA AGTATCAACCAAAACAAACATTCCCAAGTTTCAACGTACGGAATTCAGTACTCTTCGACGTTTCAGTGACTTTCTAGGCATACATTCGTTGTTGGCTAGCAAATATATTAAATTGGGTAAAATTGTACCACCAGCACCTTCGAAGAATATTTTTG GCACTACGAAAGTAAAAATAAGTCCACAACAGAGTGAACCTGGTAATGGATCAAATGTTGAATGGGTCGAACAACGCCGAGCCGCCCTAGAACGCTACATGAATCGTACCGCCCAACATCCAGTCTTGAGGGTCGATTtggattttataaattttttggaaagtGATCag GAATTACCACGTGCTGTGAATACCGCTGCTCTGAGTGGCGCTGCTGTGGTTCGATTATTTAATAAAGTTGGTGAGACTGTAAACAAGATAACATACAAAATGGATGAAAACGATCCA TGGTTCGATGACAAGATTACTGAAGTGGAGAATTTAGATACTAATTTGCAGAAATTACATTCCGCACTGAAATCCTTGGTTACCACGCGAAAAGAACTTGCCAATCTCACTGGGTTGGTGGCTAAATCCGCAGCCATGTTAAGCACCTGTGAAGAACACACAGGTCTGTCAAGAGCTCTATCAAGTTTGGCAGACGTGgaggaaaaaatcgaaattttacgtTCTGAGCAGTCGAACTCGGATTACTACATCATGTCTGAATTTGTCAAAGATTATTTGGGATTATTTGTTGCTATTAAATCTGTGTTTCACGAACGGGTTAAGGTGTTCCAAAATTGGCAGCATGCCCAAATGCAGCTGTCAAAAAGGCGTGAAAATCGTGGACGCTACGAATTAAATAACCGAACTGATAAATTAGAACAAGCGCATCAAGAAGTTGAAGAA TGGCAAGTAAAAGTTCAACGTTGTCAACAGcagtttgaagaaatttcatCGGAAATTAAGAAGGAAATGGAACGTTTCGAGTTGCACAGAATAAAGGAGTTTAAGGCAAATTTGGTCAAATACCTTGAAGATCAGATGGCCCATCAACAACAG ATTATCACATACTGGGAAGCATTTGTGCCCTGTGCTCGTGAAATAGTTTaa
- the LOC106093896 gene encoding sorting nexin-2 isoform X2, with protein sequence MQDVLSDNGDYFVEITISEPQKIGDGMGSYLTYKVSTKTNIPKFQRTEFSTLRRFSDFLGIHSLLASKYIKLGKIVPPAPSKNIFGTTKVKISPQQSEPGNGSNVEWVEQRRAALERYMNRTAQHPVLRVDLDFINFLESDQELPRAVNTAALSGAAVVRLFNKVGETVNKITYKMDENDPWFDDKITEVENLDTNLQKLHSALKSLVTTRKELANLTGLVAKSAAMLSTCEEHTGLSRALSSLADVEEKIEILRSEQSNSDYYIMSEFVKDYLGLFVAIKSVFHERVKVFQNWQHAQMQLSKRRENRGRYELNNRTDKLEQAHQEVEEWQVKVQRCQQQFEEISSEIKKEMERFELHRIKEFKANLVKYLEDQMAHQQQIITYWEAFVPCAREIV encoded by the exons ATGCAAGATGTTCTTTCCGACAATGGGGACTATTTTGTAGAAATAACCATATCAGAACCACAAAAAATTGGCGATGGGATGGGATCATATTTAACTTACAA AGTATCAACCAAAACAAACATTCCCAAGTTTCAACGTACGGAATTCAGTACTCTTCGACGTTTCAGTGACTTTCTAGGCATACATTCGTTGTTGGCTAGCAAATATATTAAATTGGGTAAAATTGTACCACCAGCACCTTCGAAGAATATTTTTG GCACTACGAAAGTAAAAATAAGTCCACAACAGAGTGAACCTGGTAATGGATCAAATGTTGAATGGGTCGAACAACGCCGAGCCGCCCTAGAACGCTACATGAATCGTACCGCCCAACATCCAGTCTTGAGGGTCGATTtggattttataaattttttggaaagtGATCag GAATTACCACGTGCTGTGAATACCGCTGCTCTGAGTGGCGCTGCTGTGGTTCGATTATTTAATAAAGTTGGTGAGACTGTAAACAAGATAACATACAAAATGGATGAAAACGATCCA TGGTTCGATGACAAGATTACTGAAGTGGAGAATTTAGATACTAATTTGCAGAAATTACATTCCGCACTGAAATCCTTGGTTACCACGCGAAAAGAACTTGCCAATCTCACTGGGTTGGTGGCTAAATCCGCAGCCATGTTAAGCACCTGTGAAGAACACACAGGTCTGTCAAGAGCTCTATCAAGTTTGGCAGACGTGgaggaaaaaatcgaaattttacgtTCTGAGCAGTCGAACTCGGATTACTACATCATGTCTGAATTTGTCAAAGATTATTTGGGATTATTTGTTGCTATTAAATCTGTGTTTCACGAACGGGTTAAGGTGTTCCAAAATTGGCAGCATGCCCAAATGCAGCTGTCAAAAAGGCGTGAAAATCGTGGACGCTACGAATTAAATAACCGAACTGATAAATTAGAACAAGCGCATCAAGAAGTTGAAGAA TGGCAAGTAAAAGTTCAACGTTGTCAACAGcagtttgaagaaatttcatCGGAAATTAAGAAGGAAATGGAACGTTTCGAGTTGCACAGAATAAAGGAGTTTAAGGCAAATTTGGTCAAATACCTTGAAGATCAGATGGCCCATCAACAACAG ATTATCACATACTGGGAAGCATTTGTGCCCTGTGCTCGTGAAATAGTTTaa